The DNA window AGTATTTGAACGACTGGCCACCTACCGGGAAAAGAGCGAAGAACTTCGCGCTAAAGTGATCAAAGCCTTGATTTACCCGGCGATGGTTATCCTCGTCGCGCTTGGAGTGTCGTATCTGATGCTGACCAAAGTCATTCCTGAATTTGAAAAAATGTTCTCCGGCTTTGGTGCTGATTTACCGTGGTTTACCCGACAAGTGCTCGACTTATCGGACTGGATGCAAAACTGGGGATCGTTTATTGGACTAGGTGCACTGAGCTTAATTATCTCAGCTCGCATCATGGTCAAGCGTTCAGATTCCTTCCGTTTAATGATGGATAGAATGTTATTGAAGATTCCCGTTTTAGGCGCAGTATTATCTAAAGCCGCCATTGCTAAATTCAGCCGCACGCTTGCCACCAGCTTTAGCGCCGGTATTCCGATATTGACCAGTCTAAAAACTACATCGAAAACCTCAGGCAACATGCATTACCAACTGGCGGTTGAAGAAGTCTACCGTGACACTGCCGCAGGTATGCCGATGTATGTGGCGATGCGCAACTGTGATGTGTTCCCCGAGCTGGTACTGCAAATGGTGATGATCGGCGAAGAGTCAGGGCGGCTAGATGACATGCTAAATAAAGTCGCGACCATTTACGAATTTGAAGTCGATAATACCGTCGATAACCTGAGTAAAATTCTCGAACCATTAATTATCGTCTTTTTAGGGGTCGTCGTTGGTGGCCTCGTCACTGCTATGTACCTGCCAATCTTTAACTTAATGAGCGTATTAGGCTAGAATGGAGGAAGTTAATTAATCTTATCAAAACAGCACCTTGCTCGTTTGATTTACCGCTCAAGAGACATGTATGGAAGTATTCCAGTATTACCCGTGGCTATTCGTAGTGTTTGCCGTGGTTTTTGGTTTGATTGTGGGAAGCTTTCTCAACGTCGTCATTTACCGACTGCCTAAAATGATGGAACTGGAATGGCGACGCGAATGTGCGGAGTCATTCCCAGAATACAACATAGAACCGCCAAAAGAGGTACTTACGTTAAGTGTACCCCGCTCTTCTTGCCAGAAATGCGGAATCCCTATTCGTATTATCGATAACATTCCGGTACTCAGCTGGCTGTTCCTCAGAGGAAAATGCCATAACTGCAGCGCCCCCATCAGTTCACGATACCCGCTGATCGAACTGCTGACAGCTGCCTGTTCCGGCTATGTGGCATTTCATTTTGGCTTTAGCTACTTCACCATTGCACTGATTTTTTTCACCTTTGTTCTGATAGCAGCAACCTTTATCGATCTGGATACGATGCTATTACCCGATCAATTAACATTGCCATTAACTTGGGCTGGCATTGCCCTAGCATTGATGGGAATAAGTCCTGTTACGCTGCAAGACTCTGTGATTGGTGCTATCGCAGGCTACTTATGCCTTTGGTCGGTATATTGGGGCTTCAAGCTGATTACTGGTAAAGAAGGCATGGGTTACGGCGACTTTAAACTGTTAGCCGCGCTAGGGGCCTGGCTAGGCTGGCAATCTTTACCTATGATCATTTTGCTTTCTTCTGTTGTAGGCGTCATATTTGGATTAGTTCAGCTACGATTGCAGAAAAAAGGAATCGAGAAGGCCTTTCCTTTTGGTCCTTACTTAGCGATTGCCGGATGGGTAAGTTTGCTCTGGGGTGATCAGATTCTAAGCTGGTATTTCACATCCATTCTGGGAGCATAAATGGCTTTAGTTATTGGCTTAACAGGCGGTATCGCCAGCGGCAAGACCACCGTGGCGAATCTGTTCAAGCAGCATTTTAAAATCGACATCGTTGATGCAGACATTGTCGCAAGAGAAGTAGTCGAGCCCGGCACTCCGGGGCTTAATGCAATTATTGAGCACTTTGGCAGCGATATTGTTCGTGAAGACCAAATGCTCGATCGAGCGAAGCTACGTGAGCGAATTTTCACTAATCCGGAAGAAAAAGCCTGGCTAAACAACCTACTGCATCCAATCATTCGCGAAAAAATGCTGGAGGATTTACAGCAAGTCACGTCTGATTACGCGCTATTGGTGGTTCCGCTATTAATCGAGAACAAACTCGATAGCCTGTGCGACCGAGTGCTTGTTGTTGATGTCGATCCAAATACGCAAATATCCCGCACGATGAAACGCGATAATGTGAGTGAGGAACAGGCTCAAGCGATATTTGCATCGCAAGCTTCTAGACAACAAAGACTCGATATTGCAGATGATGTGGTTAAAAATAACCCAGACGACCAGGAACTTTTGCTTCAAGTCACAGATTTGCATGAAAAGTACCTAGCCATGTGTAGGAAAAATCTGCGAAAATAAGAACGAAACTCACCAAGGCTTATGTCAATGACAACGCACAAATTTGAACACCCTTTAAATGAGAAAACTCGCATTTATCTAAGAGTAGAGTCTTTGCTGCGTCAGGCTCACTTAGCCTCTGGTTTTACTGACAACCATCAGTATCAGCTATTCTTCCGTGCCTTATTCGATATGGTTGAGATCTTCGAACAGCTTCAACTCAAAAGCGAGCTGGCTAAAGATGTCGAGAAACAACGTTTATCTTATCGTCACTGGCTGAATGTAGAAGGTGTTGATCAAAGTGCACTCACTACGCTGCTAAACGAAATTGACGTTGTCCATAGCCAGCTAATGAAGGCTGAGCGTTTTGGTCAGGCACTAAAAGAAGATCGCTTTTTAAGTTCAATCAGACAGAGATTTAGCCTGCCTGGAGGATCTTGCTGTTTCGACTTACCTGCCTTGCATTATTGGTTACACTTACCTATCGAACGTAAGAAGAAAGATGCACAAAAATGGCTCGACAGTCTTAAACCTCTGTCTGATGCATTAAACTTGTGGCTCAAGTTAACCCGTGAAACCGGGCAGTTTAAAGCTCAAATCGGGCGCGCTGGTTTCTTCCAGAGTGATGCAGACGAGGCCAACATTCTTCGACTTCACATCCCAATGAATCATGGTGTATACCCGATGATCTCAGGCCACAAAAACCGCTTTGCCATTAAGTTTATGTCGTTTGAAAGCGGACAAGCTTGCACACAAGATGTCGAGTTCGAACTAGCCGTTTGTAGCTAAGCCAGATTTTTTGCACCAGATTAAGTTCACTTAGCTACTATTTCATTATTCCTCTCAATTCGATAAAATTCGTTAATCAAGAATTATCAAACGACGAGCAATCCATGTCTAAAATTACTATCGTTCAATGCCCTCAGTGTGGTGCCGACGTTGAATGGGGTGAACAGAGCCCTCATCGCCCTTTCTGCAGCAAAAAATGTCAAATGATTGATTTTGGTGAATGGGCAGACGAAGAGAATGCCATTGCTGGCGCACCTGATATGTCAGACAGTGATGGCTGGTCGGAAGATCAATATTAGGTTCTAGGTTCTAGGTTCTAGGTTCTAGGTTCTAGGTTCTAAAAATTGAGGAAGTTGGCGTGAGAGCGTCAACTTTTTTATTGCCTGCCGGAAAACTTTCCCTGAAGGCTTCTTCACTACTATCGAGGTTGCAGCCTTTCAACTTACAGTCACACTCTATTTCAGCGGGTTAAGTAAGTTATTTAAACACAAGCAATTTGTTTAGCTCAGAACGCAGATATTTTTCTTGCTACCTAGGAAGAGGCGCGGAGTGTACGCCAGTACATGAGCACCGATGACAACGGTAGAAAGGGAAATAGCCAGTTATGAGGCAAACATAAAAAAACGGAGCCCCAAAGGACTCCGTTTAATGAGAACGCTAGTTATAGCATTACTTCTTAGCAAGTTTCTCTTTGATACGAGCTGACTTACCAGAACGCTCACGTAGGTAGTACAACTTGGCACGACGTACTGCACCACGGCGTTTAACTTCGATGCTATCAACGATTGGAGAGTGTGTTTGGAACGTACGCTCAACACCTTCACCGTTAGAGATCTTACGTACAGTGAAAGCAGAGTGTAGACCACGGTTACGGATTGCGATTACAACGCCTTCGAAAGCCTGTAGACGCTCACGGTCACCTTCTTTTACCTTAACTTGAACAACAACAGTGTCACCTGGTGCAAATTTAGGTAGGTCTTGTTTCATTTGCTCTTCTTCAAGAGCTTTGATGATGTTACTCATTTTTAAAATTCCTAGAATAAACTGATACTAAATAAATTAGGTTACTTTGCTTTATGCTCATTAACGGCTTTATGCTCATTAACGAACTCGGCAAGTAATTGTTCCTGTTCGTCAGTCAGAGCTAGGTTTTCCAGGAGCTCTGGTCTTCTTAGCCAAGTTCGGCCTAGCGACTGCTTGAGTCGCCATTGACGAATGTCCTTGTGATTGCCTGACATCAGTACCGCTGGTACCTCTTTGCCATCCAACACTTCAGGACGCGTATAGTGAGGGCAATC is part of the Vibrio sp. B1FLJ16 genome and encodes:
- a CDS encoding type II secretion system F family protein; amino-acid sequence: MKTTTPQLKNFRWKGINSSGKKTSGQTLAMSEIEVRERLDAQHIKIKKLKKGSISFLTKLSHRVKGKDITVFTRQISTMLVTGVPLVMALKLVSNNHKKAEMKSTLMSVTRAVEAGTPMSKAMRTASNHFDALYTDLIATGEQSGNLAEVFERLATYREKSEELRAKVIKALIYPAMVILVALGVSYLMLTKVIPEFEKMFSGFGADLPWFTRQVLDLSDWMQNWGSFIGLGALSLIISARIMVKRSDSFRLMMDRMLLKIPVLGAVLSKAAIAKFSRTLATSFSAGIPILTSLKTTSKTSGNMHYQLAVEEVYRDTAAGMPMYVAMRNCDVFPELVLQMVMIGEESGRLDDMLNKVATIYEFEVDNTVDNLSKILEPLIIVFLGVVVGGLVTAMYLPIFNLMSVLG
- a CDS encoding A24 family peptidase, translating into MEVFQYYPWLFVVFAVVFGLIVGSFLNVVIYRLPKMMELEWRRECAESFPEYNIEPPKEVLTLSVPRSSCQKCGIPIRIIDNIPVLSWLFLRGKCHNCSAPISSRYPLIELLTAACSGYVAFHFGFSYFTIALIFFTFVLIAATFIDLDTMLLPDQLTLPLTWAGIALALMGISPVTLQDSVIGAIAGYLCLWSVYWGFKLITGKEGMGYGDFKLLAALGAWLGWQSLPMIILLSSVVGVIFGLVQLRLQKKGIEKAFPFGPYLAIAGWVSLLWGDQILSWYFTSILGA
- the coaE gene encoding dephospho-CoA kinase (Dephospho-CoA kinase (CoaE) performs the final step in coenzyme A biosynthesis.), giving the protein MALVIGLTGGIASGKTTVANLFKQHFKIDIVDADIVAREVVEPGTPGLNAIIEHFGSDIVREDQMLDRAKLRERIFTNPEEKAWLNNLLHPIIREKMLEDLQQVTSDYALLVVPLLIENKLDSLCDRVLVVDVDPNTQISRTMKRDNVSEEQAQAIFASQASRQQRLDIADDVVKNNPDDQELLLQVTDLHEKYLAMCRKNLRK
- the zapD gene encoding cell division protein ZapD produces the protein MTTHKFEHPLNEKTRIYLRVESLLRQAHLASGFTDNHQYQLFFRALFDMVEIFEQLQLKSELAKDVEKQRLSYRHWLNVEGVDQSALTTLLNEIDVVHSQLMKAERFGQALKEDRFLSSIRQRFSLPGGSCCFDLPALHYWLHLPIERKKKDAQKWLDSLKPLSDALNLWLKLTRETGQFKAQIGRAGFFQSDADEANILRLHIPMNHGVYPMISGHKNRFAIKFMSFESGQACTQDVEFELAVCS
- the yacG gene encoding DNA gyrase inhibitor YacG, giving the protein MSKITIVQCPQCGADVEWGEQSPHRPFCSKKCQMIDFGEWADEENAIAGAPDMSDSDGWSEDQY
- the rplS gene encoding 50S ribosomal protein L19, whose translation is MSNIIKALEEEQMKQDLPKFAPGDTVVVQVKVKEGDRERLQAFEGVVIAIRNRGLHSAFTVRKISNGEGVERTFQTHSPIVDSIEVKRRGAVRRAKLYYLRERSGKSARIKEKLAKK